Proteins encoded together in one Astatotilapia calliptera chromosome 7, fAstCal1.2, whole genome shotgun sequence window:
- the LOC113027404 gene encoding uncharacterized protein LOC113027404, translating to MASQWQRQVVECSLMCLALQSPPSSKPFAGKTGLDDNLAWVAEENCSMNNRKEICNMVMANNAITLRQIRDAILQDNHIFQNINTISFSTINRVLKKHQMTMKQIYRVPFERNSDRVKELRYQYVNRIMALEGHETPHILVFVDEAGFNLAKGRRRGRNIIGHRATVDVPGQRGGNITMCAAISENGVASRIPSLGPYNTHKLLIFLDCLYTNFIPENERGLIGPHLPIYVIVWDNVNFHHSPLIRGWFAMHPRMVMGFLPPYSPFLNPIEEFFSAWRWRVYEHHAQDQLSLLHAMDA from the exons ATGGCCTCACAATGGCAGAGGCAGGTCGTCGAGTGCAGCCTAATGTGCCTTGCTCTACAGTCTCCTCCATCATCCAAACCTTTCGCAGGGAAAACAG GATTGGACGACAACCTCGCGTGGGTGGCAGAGGAAAACTGCTCAATGAACAACAGGAAAGAGATTTGTAACATGGTGATGGCAAATAATGCCATCACATTGAGACAGATCCGTGATGCCATCCTTCAGGACAATCATATATTCCAGAATATAAACACAATAAGCTTCTCCACAATAAACCGGGTTTTGAAGAAGCATCAGATGACAATGAAACAAATCTACAGGGTACCATTTGAGAGgaactctgacagagtgaagGAGCTGCGCTACCAGTATGTAAAT AGAATAATGGCATTGGAAGGACATGAGACCCCTCACATCCTGGTGTTCGTGGATGAAGCTGGCTTCAACCTGGCCAAGGGCCGAAGACGTGGCCGTAATATTATTGGCCACCGGGCCACAGTGGATGTCCCAGGTCAGCGAGGGGGCAATATAACTATGTGTGCTGCCATTTCTGAAAATGGTGTGGCCAGTCGCATCCCCAGTCTTGGCCCATACAACACACACAAGCTCCTCATCTTCTTGGATTGCCTTTATACCAATTTTATCCCTGAAAATGAGAGAGGTCTCATAGGGCCTCACCTACCCATTTATGTAATTGTGTGGGACAACGTCAATTTCCACCATAGCCCACTCATCAGGGGATGGTTTGCAATGCATCCAAGGATGGTCATGGGGTTCCTACCACCTTACTCTCCTTTCCTCAATCCGATAGAGGAGTTTTTCTCTGCTTGGAGGTGGAGAGTGTATGAGCATCATGCTCAGGATCAGCTGTCCCTGCTCCATGCTATGGACGCATAG